Part of the Spirosoma agri genome, TATTGGTAAAAGTATAAGAGCTGCCCCCCGTAGCCGTCAGCGTGACGCTGGTCTGGGCACAGGTCAGCGGGCCGTTGTTGGTCAGACCAGCCACCGGCAAAGGATTCACGGTTAGGCCAGTAGCGGCAGCGGTCGTCTGGCCATTGCTGCTCACTGTCAGGGTAAAATTTTGCATGCCCGAGCCGCTAGCCGTCAGATTCTGACTAAGAGCCGTACTGGTGGTGTTACCCGTCAGGGAGGTGCTGGTTCCGTTGGTGAGGGTGTAGGCATAGCTGCCCGTCACGTTACCTACCGTAGCCGTAAACGTCACGGGGCTACCCACGCACACGGCGTTCGGACTAGCTACCAGTCCCGTAATGATGGGCGTAGCATTGATAACCGTTAGCGTATAGGTATTGCTCACTCCCACGCAGCCATTGGCATCGGTGGCCTGCACAGTCATCGAGAAATTGCCGCTCTCGGTGGGTGTGCCGCTCAATACCCCGCTGGTGGACAGGCTCAGGCCTTGTGGCAGCGTACCACTGGCCAGCGTGTAGGTGTAGGGGGCTGTGCCGTCTGATGCGGTGAAACTCTGGCTGAAGGTCACTCCCTGGGTGGCGGTGGTGATGGCCGGGTTCGTTACAATCACCGTCGCCGTGTTGCTGGTTACGGTGGTGGAAGTGGTACTCACACAGCCACTGGCATTAGCTACGGTTACCGAATACGTTCCGGGCGTAGTGACTGTGCGGATGTTACCGCTACCGGCCAGCACCGTACCATCACTATTGGTAAAGGTGAAGGAGTCAGCGTCCGTTGCCGTCAGGGTGACATTGCTCAGCGTGCAGCTCAAGGGCCCGTTGTTGGTCAGGCCCACCGTGGGAGCCGCGTCGCCCGTCACGCTGAGGGTGGCCGTGCTGCTGCAACTGCTGCCACTGCTGATGACGATGGTGAAGGTCTGCA contains:
- a CDS encoding beta strand repeat-containing protein, translated to MLRFLANNNQLTGCFPASLSALCGGGRTINFSVNPGLPRNGDFTAFCASGFGSDGFVAQAEASQPAVCTGSAVSLSANGGSGYSYSWLVPAGAKLSSTTTQNVSATLTTAGVQTFTIVISSGSSCSSTATLSVTGDAAPTVGLTNNGPLSCTLSNVTLTATDADSFTFTNSDGTVLAGSGNIRTVTTPGTYSVTVANASGCVSTTSTTVTSNTATVIVTNPAITTATQGVTFSQSFTASDGTAPYTYTLASGTLPQGLSLSTSGVLSGTPTESGNFSMTVQATDANGCVGVSNTYTLTVINATPIITGLVASPNAVCVGSPVTFTATVGNVTGSYAYTLTNGTSTSLTGNTTSTALSQNLTASGSGMQNFTLTVSSNGQTTAAATGLTVNPLPVAGLTNNGPLTCAQTSVTLTATGGSSYTFTNSNGTVLAGSGNTRTVSSPGTYSVTGANASGCVSTTSTTVISNTATVTVSNPATTTATAGTAFSQTFTASGGATPYSFSLVSGSLPAGLSLSAAGVLSGTPTQSSSFPLTIRATDANGCSGVSATYTLTIVNSTPTIADFAASPNAVCVGNPITFTATVGNVTGSYA